The sequence GGCGGCTGCCCGCGGGCACCAGTATGCGTCGCCGCGACTGGTAAGAGTGTTGGTGGAGGGTGTCGCCAGGCTGCGCGACGTGGCTTCGGGGTTCGAAGAGGCGGTTCTGCATGCGATGGCCGCGCCGTCGGATGCAGTCGCCGCCTCATCCTACGCAGGGACGGAGGGCGCGCGGCACCGATTGACTGCCAGGGAGCGCGAGGTCCTTTCCTTGGTCGCCCGGGGCAAGAGCAACCGGGAGATCGCGAGGATGCTTTCGATAAGCGAGAAAACAGTCAAGAACCACGTCAGCAACCTTCTTCACAAGCTCGGGGCGGACCGGCGCACCCAGGCCGCCATATGGGCCATCA is a genomic window of Bacillota bacterium containing:
- a CDS encoding response regulator transcription factor, with protein sequence MAAPSDAVAASSYAGTEGARHRLTAREREVLSLVARGKSNREIARMLSISEKTVKNHVSNLLHKLGADRRTQAAIWAISQGFSGSGGSQDEGPMTKVPSKNEPSG